The following coding sequences lie in one Treponema sp. OMZ 790 genomic window:
- a CDS encoding sensor histidine kinase produces the protein MFIFIVVLILILLMFILLYFLIKRAVNKRFDDFQNGLINKYYQDVDSIYKKMRGWRHDFHNHLQVMKAYLEFKNYDELENYLSNLTEDLIKVDSVIKTGNLMSDAILNTKTAIALSHDIKLNIKASIPQNIALSDLELCVIIGNLFDNAIEGTLSLKEKEKRFIRVYIRKLNGNLYISFTNSCEGRRKKTQGKFLTTKQGKDHGFGSSRIDAIVKKYSAFINRQSEEGAFAVELMFPLVLSSNQPF, from the coding sequence ATGTTCATTTTTATAGTTGTTTTGATTTTAATCTTATTGATGTTTATACTTCTGTACTTTTTAATTAAAAGGGCAGTCAATAAACGTTTTGACGATTTTCAAAACGGACTCATCAACAAGTATTATCAAGATGTAGATTCAATCTATAAAAAAATGCGCGGGTGGAGACATGATTTTCATAATCACCTTCAAGTTATGAAAGCTTATCTCGAATTTAAAAACTATGATGAACTTGAAAACTATTTAAGCAATCTAACCGAAGACTTAATTAAGGTGGACAGCGTAATCAAAACCGGGAACCTAATGAGCGATGCAATCTTAAATACAAAGACAGCGATAGCTCTTTCCCATGATATCAAACTAAACATAAAAGCCTCCATTCCTCAAAATATAGCTTTGAGCGATCTTGAACTCTGCGTTATAATAGGAAATCTTTTTGACAACGCCATAGAGGGAACCCTGAGCCTCAAAGAAAAAGAAAAAAGATTTATAAGGGTGTACATAAGAAAGCTAAACGGCAACCTTTATATCTCTTTTACAAATTCCTGTGAAGGCCGCCGCAAAAAGACTCAGGGAAAATTTCTTACAACAAAACAAGGCAAAGACCACGGCTTCGGCTCAAGCAGAATTGATGCAATAGTAAAAAAATACTCAGCCTTTATAAACCGCCAAAGCGAAGAAGGAGCCTTCGCCGTCGAGCTCATGTTTCCGCTTGTTTTGAGCAGCAACCAACCTTTTTGA
- a CDS encoding LytTR family DNA-binding domain-containing protein has protein sequence MLKIAVIEDNEVQSRLLKDYTNEWAKKNSLLSEISIFSSGEQFWFEFEELSDIDIILLDIQMSRISGIELAQKIRKTKSDAVIIFITGIPDYMQDGYDVEALHYLLKPVKKEKLFDCLDRALKKQDKVKEENFIFSCEGKLITLKHTEIVFIESISHNLKIKTLKSEYITRMNLSEAEEKLNPKLFVKTHRAFIANLMHIRQLQKEKAILADNTSIPISRREYKNVNTLFIAFFTQGEN, from the coding sequence ATGCTTAAAATAGCCGTCATCGAAGATAATGAAGTTCAATCCCGCCTCTTAAAAGATTATACAAACGAATGGGCAAAGAAAAACAGTCTTTTGTCTGAAATCAGTATCTTTTCTTCAGGCGAACAGTTTTGGTTTGAATTTGAAGAGCTTTCCGATATAGATATAATCTTACTGGATATACAGATGTCAAGGATAAGCGGCATAGAACTTGCCCAAAAAATAAGAAAAACAAAAAGCGATGCCGTTATAATTTTTATAACGGGAATACCGGATTATATGCAGGACGGCTATGATGTTGAGGCCCTGCACTATCTTTTGAAGCCCGTAAAAAAAGAAAAGCTCTTCGATTGCTTGGATAGAGCCTTAAAAAAACAGGACAAAGTAAAAGAAGAAAACTTTATATTCTCCTGCGAAGGGAAACTTATCACATTAAAACATACTGAGATTGTTTTTATAGAATCTATCTCGCATAATTTAAAAATAAAAACCTTAAAAAGCGAATACATAACAAGGATGAATTTATCCGAGGCGGAAGAAAAATTAAACCCCAAACTATTCGTAAAAACGCACAGGGCCTTTATCGCAAACCTAATGCACATAAGACAGCTTCAAAAAGAAAAAGCCATTCTTGCAGATAATACTTCAATTCCAATAAGCCGCAGAGAATATAAAAATGTCAACACTCTTTTTATCGCCTTTTTTACCCAAGGAGAAAATTAA
- a CDS encoding PD-(D/E)XK nuclease family protein yields the protein MEKIKSLFDLYNRKETGLSRTLACLFYSDYRVIREIIKCENFKFKKEDVKTLEVYYEPSFGSARFDILCLSKNYAIVIETKIGLSTVGQDQMNRYLKILENYSQPKKILILLTQYNNQIEFSANTNVKILYKEWKEIYEVIKKYNITINIADEFDSYLTGSQNMKISDIDIWAVVINKDAEIKRIEEDLVYRNDNYHQPIFIGIREWDTDAKKVLIKKLYPVKEIIPPKTPRSRIYNSDDDKAYIYVLDNPLILKKPIYKKFNQNSAISVSFSDLEFA from the coding sequence ATGGAAAAAATAAAATCATTGTTTGATTTATACAATCGTAAAGAAACCGGCTTATCAAGAACTTTGGCTTGCTTATTTTATTCTGACTATAGGGTAATTCGAGAAATTATAAAATGCGAAAACTTTAAATTTAAAAAGGAAGATGTTAAGACACTAGAAGTTTATTATGAGCCCAGTTTTGGTTCTGCACGTTTTGATATCCTTTGTTTAAGCAAGAATTATGCAATAGTTATAGAAACTAAAATAGGGCTAAGCACTGTTGGACAAGATCAAATGAATAGGTATTTAAAAATTCTTGAAAATTACAGTCAGCCGAAAAAGATTCTTATATTGCTAACACAGTATAATAATCAAATTGAATTTTCAGCAAACACTAATGTAAAGATTCTGTATAAAGAATGGAAAGAAATATATGAAGTAATCAAAAAATACAACATAACTATAAATATCGCAGATGAATTTGATAGTTATCTTACAGGGAGTCAAAATATGAAAATATCGGATATAGACATATGGGCGGTTGTCATCAATAAAGATGCTGAGATCAAAAGAATAGAGGAAGACCTTGTTTATAGAAATGACAATTATCACCAACCAATATTTATCGGGATTCGTGAATGGGATACAGATGCAAAAAAAGTATTGATAAAAAAATTATATCCCGTAAAAGAAATTATACCGCCTAAAACCCCTCGTTCTCGTATTTATAATTCTGATGATGATAAAGCATACATCTATGTTTTGGATAATCCGCTAATATTGAAAAAACCAATATATAAAAAATTCAATCAAAATTCAGCTATAAGCGTAAGTTTTTCTGATCTAGAATTTGCATAA
- a CDS encoding HIT family protein, giving the protein MDNCIFCKIIKGEIPASKIYEDDDCLAFLDIQPVNAGHVLIIPKIHEQYIYKIDDKITSKMFMVTNKINKAIRQSKIKCEGINYFLADGEAAFQEVSHAHIHCFPRYKDDGFKLQFSERYYNNKPNREELERVAKEIRENL; this is encoded by the coding sequence ATGGATAATTGTATATTTTGTAAAATTATAAAGGGAGAAATCCCCGCAAGTAAGATTTATGAAGATGATGATTGCTTAGCATTTTTGGATATTCAGCCTGTAAATGCAGGCCATGTATTAATAATTCCAAAAATACACGAACAATACATATATAAAATCGATGACAAGATAACATCTAAAATGTTTATGGTAACAAATAAAATTAACAAAGCAATACGTCAGTCTAAAATAAAATGTGAGGGTATTAACTATTTTTTAGCAGATGGAGAAGCAGCCTTTCAAGAAGTGAGCCATGCTCATATACACTGTTTCCCAAGATATAAAGATGACGGATTTAAACTACAATTTTCTGAAAGGTACTATAATAATAAACCGAATAGAGAAGAATTAGAGCGTGTGGCTAAAGAAATACGAGAAAATTTGTAA
- a CDS encoding PIN domain-containing protein: MAECVFVDTNPLIYLLDNVQPFVLPVKKFLLRYKNLNAEFYTSTVTDAEFFVKPIEENQLDKIDLYKNFLLNFGFLKCYINDAIAERAAKIRAKHKGVKLGDALQLASSIECGCNYFLTNDAHLKQVVEVNVVYIGDL, translated from the coding sequence TTGGCTGAGTGTGTTTTTGTTGATACAAACCCGTTGATTTATCTTCTTGATAATGTACAGCCATTTGTTTTACCCGTAAAAAAATTTCTTCTGAGATATAAAAATTTAAATGCAGAATTTTATACCTCGACAGTTACCGATGCTGAATTTTTTGTAAAACCGATAGAAGAAAACCAGTTGGATAAAATTGACTTGTATAAGAATTTTCTTTTAAATTTTGGTTTTCTGAAATGCTATATAAACGATGCGATTGCTGAACGAGCTGCAAAAATACGTGCAAAACATAAAGGCGTAAAATTGGGTGATGCATTACAGTTGGCTTCAAGTATAGAATGCGGATGCAATTATTTTCTTACAAATGATGCACATCTAAAACAAGTTGTGGAAGTTAATGTTGTATACATAGGTGATTTGTAA
- the fabF gene encoding beta-ketoacyl-ACP synthase II, with the protein MRRVVITGLGAVTPIGNTLDETWEGIKAGKCGIGNITQFDCTDFKIQIAAEVKNFDASQFMDKKDARKMARFTQFAVAAASQAMKDAGLSKENIDANRTGIIIGNGIGGFEIYQEAFKKYFQVAPDRIPPMTVPLLIPNEAAGNISMQFGIKGPSWTLATACASGTDALGNALDLVRSGRLDVCVSGGTESTITGFGISGFTILQTLASGDPAKACCPFDKKRSGFVMGEGSGILILEEYEHAKKRGAKIYAEFAGYGASSDAYHLTSPDPSGDGGALAITNALADAGVKPEEVQYYNAHGTSTPINDPAETAMIKKAFGDHAYKMKISSTKSMIGHCLGAAGALEAIFCIKAMEEGFYPPTINLTEPDLEAGCDLDYVPNKGVKGEINCAASGSLGFGGHNGVAIFKKIK; encoded by the coding sequence ATGAGAAGAGTTGTAATTACAGGCCTTGGTGCCGTAACTCCCATCGGGAACACCCTCGATGAAACATGGGAAGGAATCAAAGCAGGTAAATGCGGAATCGGAAACATTACCCAATTTGATTGTACCGATTTTAAGATTCAAATAGCGGCAGAAGTAAAAAATTTTGATGCTTCGCAATTTATGGATAAAAAAGATGCACGCAAAATGGCACGCTTTACCCAATTTGCCGTAGCCGCGGCTTCACAAGCGATGAAGGATGCAGGCCTTTCAAAAGAAAACATTGATGCAAACCGCACAGGTATCATTATAGGAAACGGCATAGGCGGTTTTGAAATCTATCAAGAAGCCTTTAAAAAATACTTTCAAGTTGCGCCCGACCGTATTCCTCCCATGACCGTTCCCCTTCTCATCCCTAACGAAGCAGCCGGAAATATAAGTATGCAGTTCGGCATAAAGGGTCCGTCTTGGACATTGGCCACAGCCTGTGCCTCCGGTACCGATGCTCTCGGAAACGCATTAGACCTCGTACGCTCAGGAAGGCTCGATGTATGCGTATCAGGCGGAACGGAATCTACGATTACAGGTTTCGGAATAAGCGGATTTACAATTTTGCAAACACTAGCTTCAGGCGATCCTGCCAAGGCTTGCTGCCCCTTCGATAAAAAGCGTTCAGGCTTTGTAATGGGAGAAGGCTCAGGCATTCTCATCCTCGAAGAATATGAACACGCCAAAAAAAGAGGAGCCAAAATATACGCAGAGTTTGCAGGCTATGGAGCCTCTTCCGATGCCTACCACTTAACCAGCCCCGACCCTTCAGGAGACGGAGGAGCTTTAGCCATCACCAATGCCTTAGCTGATGCAGGCGTAAAACCTGAAGAAGTTCAATACTATAACGCTCACGGAACTTCAACACCGATCAACGACCCCGCAGAAACTGCAATGATTAAAAAGGCCTTTGGAGACCATGCTTATAAGATGAAGATTTCTTCAACCAAGTCGATGATAGGCCACTGTCTCGGTGCCGCAGGAGCTCTTGAAGCTATTTTCTGTATAAAGGCAATGGAAGAAGGCTTTTATCCTCCGACCATCAACCTAACCGAACCCGACCTTGAAGCCGGCTGCGACCTAGACTATGTTCCCAACAAGGGAGTAAAAGGCGAAATAAACTGCGCCGCCTCAGGCTCCCTCGGCTTCGGAGGCCATAACGGTGTCGCAATCTTTAAAAAAATAAAATAA
- a CDS encoding Rpn family recombination-promoting nuclease/putative transposase yields the protein MSTSNRKYKDSVFVDLFSEDEKAKENFLSLYNALHGTNLTAVEQLKNIRLDQVLYMIFYNDVSYLVDNKIIVLAEHQSTINPNMPLRCLEYVSRLYETLFESKEKYSRKLLKIPRPEFYVFYNGEESYPSDKTLKLSDAFIEKPTETNLELVVKVININRQNRHPILENCKTMQEYSIFVETVRKWKEIDTQSGFFKAVEECIQNNILREYLKRKTKEVINMLLAEYDYETDIAVQRAEEREIAFAEGSYQKSLETAKKLLEMGFSSDSIIKATGLTLKEIEAL from the coding sequence ATGAGTACGTCAAACAGAAAATACAAGGATTCGGTTTTTGTTGATTTGTTCAGCGAAGATGAAAAGGCAAAAGAAAATTTTTTATCTCTTTATAATGCCTTACATGGTACGAATCTTACGGCAGTGGAGCAGTTAAAAAATATCAGGCTTGATCAGGTTCTCTATATGATATTCTATAATGATGTCTCCTACCTTGTAGATAACAAAATTATAGTTCTGGCAGAACATCAATCAACAATAAACCCAAACATGCCTTTACGCTGCCTTGAATATGTAAGCCGCCTTTATGAAACCCTCTTTGAGTCCAAAGAAAAATACAGCCGTAAACTTCTAAAAATTCCGAGACCTGAGTTCTATGTTTTTTACAATGGGGAAGAAAGCTATCCTTCCGATAAAACACTGAAACTATCGGATGCTTTCATAGAAAAGCCAACAGAAACTAATCTTGAGTTGGTTGTTAAGGTAATAAACATAAACCGGCAAAATCGTCATCCTATATTGGAAAACTGTAAAACGATGCAGGAATACAGTATATTTGTAGAAACGGTAAGGAAGTGGAAAGAAATAGATACGCAAAGCGGCTTTTTCAAAGCCGTTGAAGAATGTATACAAAACAATATTTTGCGTGAATATCTAAAACGCAAGACCAAGGAGGTAATCAACATGTTACTAGCCGAATATGATTATGAAACCGATATAGCCGTACAACGGGCAGAAGAAAGGGAAATAGCCTTTGCCGAAGGCTCATACCAAAAATCACTCGAAACGGCAAAAAAATTGCTTGAAATGGGTTTTAGCTCAGATTCTATTATAAAAGCAACAGGTTTAACTCTAAAAGAAATAGAAGCTTTATAA
- a CDS encoding AMP-binding protein, producing the protein MFYKEYINYIESDDWETVHNSFSVKAPENFNFAYDIIDRMAKESPQTEALVWCDETEERIFSFGELAKQINKTANFFKAMGIGKGDTVLLFLRRRYEFWFVLPALHKIGAIAIPATVQLAAHDIEYRLQSANIKMVMAVQEKNLQEEIQKAAESAYNKPLLVWIHDEMEGWISFDKLVKNMSDEFTPPAGDAYPCGNDTALLYFTSGTSGNPKMVEHNFLYPLGHIATAKFWQNVKEGGRHLSVAETGWAKAMWGKIYGQWLCGCSVFVYDMKMFIPKHLLEKLSKYKVTSFCAPPTVYRYLIREKIEDYDLSSLEECTTAGEALSMDIFNTFKEKTGLELREGYGQTELTLTTGTFPGMKIKPGSMGKPAPGYEIDIIRPDGSSCEAGESGEIILRLDKKIPFGMFGGYYKNEEKTAEVFKGGVYHTGDAAYRDEDGYFWFESRTDDLIKSSGFRISPFEVESVLLQHPAVFECAVTGVPDPKRGQAVKAFVVLNKTYKPSQALEKELMFFAKKNAALYKAPRSLEFVEALPKTHNGKISRAAIRSQKD; encoded by the coding sequence ATGTTTTATAAAGAATACATAAACTATATTGAAAGCGATGATTGGGAAACAGTACATAACTCTTTTTCAGTCAAAGCTCCCGAAAATTTTAATTTTGCTTACGATATAATAGATAGAATGGCTAAGGAAAGCCCTCAAACGGAAGCCCTCGTCTGGTGTGATGAAACCGAAGAAAGGATTTTTTCGTTCGGAGAATTGGCAAAGCAGATAAATAAGACGGCAAACTTTTTTAAGGCGATGGGAATAGGAAAAGGCGACACGGTTTTGCTTTTTTTGAGAAGAAGATATGAGTTTTGGTTCGTTCTTCCGGCCCTGCATAAGATCGGAGCCATAGCCATTCCTGCAACGGTTCAGCTCGCAGCCCACGACATCGAATACCGCCTTCAATCAGCCAATATAAAAATGGTCATGGCCGTACAAGAAAAAAACTTACAGGAAGAAATTCAAAAGGCAGCCGAATCCGCTTATAATAAACCCCTTCTTGTTTGGATTCACGACGAGATGGAGGGCTGGATTTCCTTTGATAAGCTTGTAAAAAATATGAGCGATGAGTTTACGCCCCCAGCAGGAGACGCCTATCCTTGCGGAAATGACACGGCTCTTTTGTACTTTACTTCCGGCACTTCGGGCAATCCTAAAATGGTAGAGCATAATTTTCTATATCCGCTCGGGCACATAGCAACGGCAAAGTTTTGGCAAAATGTAAAAGAAGGCGGAAGGCATTTAAGCGTTGCGGAAACAGGCTGGGCGAAAGCCATGTGGGGAAAAATCTATGGGCAGTGGCTTTGCGGCTGTTCCGTCTTTGTGTACGATATGAAGATGTTCATCCCTAAACATCTGCTCGAAAAATTATCAAAATACAAGGTAACTTCCTTTTGCGCTCCGCCGACGGTTTACAGATATTTAATCCGCGAAAAAATAGAAGACTATGATTTATCTTCTCTCGAAGAGTGCACAACGGCAGGCGAAGCCTTGAGCATGGATATTTTCAACACCTTTAAAGAAAAAACAGGATTGGAGCTGCGCGAGGGCTACGGCCAAACAGAGCTTACCCTCACAACCGGCACCTTCCCGGGAATGAAAATAAAACCCGGCTCGATGGGAAAACCGGCCCCCGGCTATGAGATAGATATTATCCGCCCCGACGGTTCTTCTTGCGAGGCAGGAGAATCGGGAGAAATAATCTTACGCTTGGATAAAAAAATCCCTTTCGGAATGTTCGGCGGCTATTATAAAAATGAAGAAAAAACAGCAGAGGTTTTTAAGGGCGGAGTTTATCACACGGGAGATGCAGCCTATAGGGATGAGGACGGCTATTTTTGGTTTGAAAGCCGAACCGATGACCTTATAAAAAGCTCCGGCTTTCGTATAAGCCCCTTCGAGGTGGAATCCGTTTTGCTTCAACACCCGGCTGTTTTTGAATGTGCAGTAACCGGAGTTCCTGACCCGAAAAGAGGGCAGGCTGTAAAGGCCTTTGTTGTTTTAAACAAAACCTACAAGCCGAGCCAAGCCTTGGAAAAGGAGCTTATGTTCTTTGCAAAGAAAAATGCAGCCCTCTACAAGGCTCCGCGCTCTCTCGAATTTGTAGAAGCCCTGCCTAAGACCCACAACGGAAAGATAAGCAGAGCCGCCATAAGGAGTCAAAAGGATTGA
- a CDS encoding biotin--[acetyl-CoA-carboxylase] ligase, with the protein MGELISRTTSDILLDMLIEQNGKPLSGEEAALRLGLSRVSVWKAVQKLRGEGYDIEGGKNKGYVLKSSSDVLNAFFIEKNLSGPAKSVCGGKIEVFKTIDSTNTEAKRRLNSCSNSELLHGTLLFAEHQSAGRGRFSRKFYSPEGAGLYFSLIFSPSIRVKDNREAPDPSLYTAISAVVICRCLQELGFSPKIKWVNDIYLNGKKICGILSEGIIDMETSLVQAVIIGIGLNVKESNFPPELKNKAGSLFSETLSLSGKAGIPFKEVSSFNRNALASSIISNLIEAFYGLHSQSRLMEEYRRLSLLTGKKVKVLPFAGAPYEALVLGISDLGHLIIETEEGKKEEVISGEVSLELEA; encoded by the coding sequence ATGGGAGAGCTTATATCAAGGACAACGAGCGATATCCTTTTGGATATGCTGATAGAACAAAACGGAAAACCTCTTTCGGGCGAAGAAGCTGCCTTGCGCTTGGGGCTTTCGCGGGTTTCCGTTTGGAAGGCAGTACAAAAGCTAAGGGGTGAAGGCTATGATATCGAAGGCGGAAAAAATAAGGGCTATGTACTAAAGTCTTCTTCCGATGTGTTAAACGCTTTTTTTATCGAAAAGAACTTATCAGGCCCTGCGAAATCTGTTTGCGGCGGTAAAATCGAGGTTTTTAAGACGATAGATTCTACAAACACCGAGGCGAAAAGGAGGTTGAATTCTTGCAGCAATTCAGAGCTGCTCCACGGAACTCTTCTCTTTGCTGAGCACCAAAGTGCCGGAAGGGGCCGCTTTTCGCGAAAGTTTTATTCACCTGAAGGAGCGGGCCTCTATTTTAGTCTTATTTTTTCCCCCTCAATTCGGGTAAAAGATAATAGGGAAGCTCCCGATCCAAGTCTTTACACGGCAATTTCGGCAGTAGTCATATGCCGCTGTTTGCAAGAATTGGGCTTTTCTCCAAAAATAAAATGGGTAAACGATATCTATCTTAACGGAAAAAAAATATGCGGTATCTTAAGCGAAGGAATTATCGATATGGAAACCTCTTTGGTGCAGGCCGTAATTATCGGCATAGGCCTCAACGTAAAAGAGTCGAATTTTCCTCCCGAACTCAAAAACAAGGCCGGCTCACTTTTTAGTGAGACTCTTTCACTTTCCGGCAAAGCCGGTATTCCGTTTAAAGAAGTCTCTTCTTTCAACCGGAATGCCCTAGCTTCTTCTATTATATCAAATCTAATTGAAGCATTTTACGGCCTGCATTCTCAAAGCAGATTAATGGAAGAGTATAGAAGGCTATCCCTCCTTACAGGAAAAAAAGTGAAGGTTTTGCCCTTTGCCGGCGCCCCCTATGAAGCCTTAGTTCTGGGAATCAGCGATTTGGGTCATCTTATAATAGAAACAGAGGAAGGAAAAAAGGAAGAAGTGATTTCTGGTGAGGTTAGTTTGGAGCTTGAGGCTTAA
- the pta gene encoding phosphate acetyltransferase, which translates to MSFVDEMKRKAKMYANRLVLPEGTEERTLKAARSIVDEKLVSELFLIGSDEAVSAAASKAGVKLDGIKIIDPKKSEWLDSFAESYYEKRKAKGMTLEQAKIDMSADLGFAAMMLVQDKADAMVAGALNTTADVLRAGLKVIGTLPGMKTASSCFLMDTKNPKLGANGVFIFSDCAVIPTPSSEQLADIACSAAMSCRTFAGVEPIVAMLSFSTKGSGGDKDENILRVREAVKILEERKPDFVFDGEIQLDCAIVPSVMQKKAADSPVKGQANTLIFPDLGAGNIGYKLVQRIAGAEALGPFLQGFAKPISDLSRGCSVDDIITTSAVTLVQAGRK; encoded by the coding sequence ATGAGTTTTGTAGATGAGATGAAAAGAAAGGCAAAAATGTACGCTAACCGCCTTGTTTTGCCTGAAGGTACTGAAGAAAGGACTCTCAAAGCAGCCCGATCTATCGTAGATGAAAAATTGGTGTCGGAGCTTTTTTTAATCGGTTCCGATGAGGCTGTTTCTGCTGCCGCTTCCAAGGCAGGAGTAAAGCTTGATGGTATCAAGATAATCGACCCGAAAAAATCCGAATGGCTTGATTCCTTTGCCGAAAGCTATTACGAAAAAAGAAAGGCCAAGGGCATGACCCTCGAACAGGCTAAAATAGATATGAGTGCAGATTTAGGCTTTGCCGCAATGATGCTCGTTCAGGATAAGGCAGATGCTATGGTTGCAGGAGCCTTAAACACAACAGCTGATGTTCTCCGTGCAGGCTTAAAGGTTATCGGAACTCTTCCCGGAATGAAAACCGCTTCTTCATGTTTTTTGATGGATACAAAAAATCCCAAACTCGGAGCAAACGGAGTCTTTATCTTTTCGGACTGTGCCGTCATTCCTACTCCCAGCTCGGAACAGCTGGCCGACATTGCCTGCTCTGCCGCCATGAGCTGTAGAACCTTTGCAGGAGTTGAGCCCATTGTTGCCATGCTCTCCTTTTCTACAAAGGGCTCAGGAGGCGACAAGGATGAAAATATTTTACGCGTCCGCGAAGCCGTAAAAATCTTAGAGGAAAGAAAGCCCGACTTTGTCTTTGACGGAGAAATTCAGTTGGATTGTGCTATAGTTCCTTCCGTTATGCAAAAGAAGGCTGCCGATTCTCCCGTCAAGGGACAGGCCAATACCCTGATCTTCCCTGACCTTGGAGCCGGAAATATCGGATACAAACTGGTACAAAGAATTGCCGGAGCAGAGGCCCTTGGACCTTTCCTCCAGGGCTTTGCAAAGCCCATATCCGACCTTTCCAGAGGCTGTTCGGTAGACGACATAATCACCACCTCGGCTGTAACTTTGGTTCAAGCCGGAAGAAAATAA